The DNA sequence TTTTCTAGTGAAAATGTTGTCAATTTTTATCAAGACTTCTCTCTCGTATCTTAACCATCCGCAAGAAACCTACAGTCATCTCCATTACAAGGTTAATTTTCATTACAAGCCAAAACAAAGTGATATCATACATAACCTTTAAATTACCAAGACTCACCAAAATATTCTGCAGGATAAACATGTGACCTAATTCTTGCAGTCATTTTCTAGTGAAAATGTCATCAACATGTTTATGTTCATTCAACAGCTGAGATCCTATGCTCTCTATAGGTGATAAGCTTTAGGCAGAGGCTAGACATGTTTCAGCAACATTACTGGCACAGAAACTTCCCCTGAGCTGAGCCAGCATTAGCTTCACCATATATATACCATAGCATAATGCTTAACTGAACCCAACTAAGAATCTGGGATTTTATAAAGAAAGCACACAAATCTTGCTCCTAATCAAAAGGACATTAAGGCCTTTATCTGATTGACAATGCGGTTCGAGTTTTGTGTCAGACAAGAAAAGTTCTTTGTATTTGAGAAGAACACATCAATGCTGGCAATAACAAGTTACAGTAAACATTGTGCACCCATCTTTTTACTCTTTCAGATTGATAAAAATGCTGACCTTGTGAAATGATGAAAAGCATAGTGGATAATATTTCTTAGCATTGAGATGATTAATGGAAATGCCAGCAATGTGAAAAACATATTCATCATGCTCATGGAAGTGCTTTACAAGAGCACAAGTGCTTAAACCACATTTTACTGCCGTTCTGTTCTTCAAAAACAGTTCTAAATCACGCTAGATAGATATAAGTAAGAACTTCTCAGGTCAAAGAGGACTTTCATAGGCTAAGAGACATGCATTTAACTGCAGACCCCTTTCTCTTCTTTCCTTGAGATGACTTTGCTCGTCCAAACGTTGCGTCCAGTTCATATATGTAACGAATGTATTACCTATTCATTAATCTGATCACAAGTTTGACACATGCATTTTTCTTTTAAATTTTCACCAGCAGTAGCCCAATTTTGCTTCATCAGGGTCAAATTACTGAACTGAAGCAAATGTTTCTCAATATTTAATTAGCTGTATTGGTGAAAAGTAATTTAATTGGTCAATTTTTAGTTTACAACCCAGTGAAATTGCGACCACAAGAACAATTAAATCTAGAATGTAATGTATTATGCCTTTTTCAGTAAACACAAGTTTTAGCCAAATCTTGTATACAGTAACATGGTTCTTTTATCAAGTTGTAGCACAATTTACGAATAGAACTCCAAATTTTCATGAAAATCAAGTTCAAATATCAATTGGAAGCACTAACTAAATAAACCCTCATACGCAGTTATGCCCTACTCTTTTGCTGTTCTGCTCTCAAGATCATTAAAAGAGAAAAAGAAGAGAATTCCTGTCATTTCCTACAGCATAACTTAAATTCCATGGTCGCAAATAGCCATTGTCTGGTCAGAAACTTCACTACAATATTTGCTAAAAGCTTCAGATTTCTCATTCATTTCTCTTGAGCAAAATGGCTCCTTGTCCTATCTCAGAGCATCCACTCATTCAAAAACTGCACATCTTCAAAACAGGCCCTCTATTGGGGACACATGTACAAACTACAGACTCCAATCCCTAATCTATGAAATATCCCCTCCAATTACTGAAAGTGAAGCATGCACACAACAGCATGTTATAAAAGATTGTATTGTGAGACAGAGAAAGTGAAGCATATACAGTATCTTCAGCCTAAGTAGTGAAGGGCTTGATTAGAGTATCAGCCAACGAAAACCTACATCACCCCCTCTGAGGCAGGGTCGCAACATATTTGGAACACGGAAGTACTTGCCAAGATGAGAAGCAAGCAAGATATGATCTCGAAGTACGTTATTAGTGAACTGGCGAAAAGTTTAATAGTCCGTTGCTAATGGGGTTGATTAACAATATCTAGCTTGGGATGCTGCTAAATTTGGTCAAATGTCTTGCTCAACTTTTCTGCACTTTCTTCTTCCAGTGGGATGAAGATCAGTGAGATGAATCACAAATTCTTTAACCTTTTGTGGTTGTGCTCTTACTCATCAACAAATAATACAATGTATTCAAAGTTAGAACATTATTCGCATCTTTATTCATCATCAGCAGGAGAATCCCAAAACCCATCTATGACAAATGCTATCAGTTACAGCAGCTATCGCTCACTATCTACTGTGTTGCATCAAAAGAGCAACTCACATCAAGAGAAACCCTTGCGAAGCTTCAGGATAGCAGCGTACATCTTCCTCCTCGATCCCACAGCATTGATCCCCATATCCTTCAAATCCTCCAGCGTCAGCATCGGCAGAACCTCGTCGTCAACCTCATGAATCTCAAAAACCGGGGCGTACCGGCTAAGCCCCAATTCCACCAGCCAGCTCCTGACCCCGTCGCTGCTTCCTCCTTTCCCGTCTCTATAGTCGGACTCTCGGGCAGTGTCCAGCTCATTCCCGCCGTTGTCGCGGCTCAGAGATGACCTCCCGCGGCTGGGCCTTCTCCGCCAATTGTCGAGCGCCGCGGCATCGTCCAGCGAAGCAGGACTGTGCTCCTTTGTCGGAGGAGACCCGGAATCGGCGGCGCCGAAATCCCGGAAGCCCTCGTTGATCTCCTCCTCCTCGTCCTCCCTGATGTTGTCCGCGACGTGGTCCAGCTTCGACGACGTCCAGCTCGACCTCTGCCGCTTCGCGGCGACCCCGCGCCGCGCCTTCGCCTTCCGGCTGGGGAAATCGAAGCCCGAGCTGTTCTCGAGGTCGTGCGGCTGGCCGTCGCCGTTGACGAGGTGCGTCAGCGAGCGAGCCTTGACCGATTTCGAGGACTGCGGATTCGCGGCGGACTCCTTGGGGAGCCGCCACGACGACGCCGGCTTGGGGCGCCGCGCGTGCGAGTCGTGCGCGAGAGCGCCGGGCTGCTCGCCGCCGATCTCGCCGAGCCGGACGCTGGGGCGGCGCTGGCGTTTCGGGGCGAGCGGCGGGGCGGGATTGTCGGCTGTCGCCGGGGCGAGCCCCTGGGCGGCGGCCGGAGCGGGGGCAGCGGTAGCGGCAGCGGTTGGAGCGGCCGGCGGGGGCGGAGGCGGGGGCGGAACCGCGGCAGCGGCCGGCGGCTGCGGGGCGGCTATGGCGGCGGCGGAGGCGGCGGCGGAGGCGTCGTCGTCGCCGAAGGGGGATTCCAGCAGGTGGAGCTCAGCTGCCATCAGAGAGTGAGTGAGGGAGTGAGGGAGAAGGGAGAAGGGAGGGAGGGGAGGGAAGGGTCGGGGCGAGTCTTGAGGGGGTGGGACTCAGGTGGTCCTGGTCAACGTGAATTGGCTCCTGTGTGCCTTTTCTTCTTATAGCAAATGAATTGGTAAGAAATTGATTGAGTTGAGGtagatatttttcttttttttgaatCATGCTATGTATGGAGATTGTGATAAGGTCCAATGGTCTATATATGTGTTTTTCTTAAATTTGATGCCGTCTGGAAGGTGAAGAGGCAAGTTGGTAGGGGGTGAAAACGCGTCCCGACCGGATTTTTTACCAAGTACGGATGGGTCGAGATAAGGTTTTCTAAAACGCAAGTAAAATTTTTGAATTGGGGTTGGTGGGAGTCATCCCGCCCAAGGCCACCGTCCATCACTAAGCCATCGTCTCACGTGGCTTACCTTCTTTCAAGGTTGTCCCTCTTTGGCTCATGGATTTCCTTTTTTCTCGTTCATGCTTTCCCAAGTTTTAGCATAAGGATAATGATGAGTAGGATTGGCAATTTCACTCTCACTCACACGTCATCGGTTGAGTTCCCAACTAGGGTTTCTTTCTTGCACAACTTCAGTAGTTGCTATATTTAGACAATATTCAAGCAAAACACACGATACATAAGTCCTGGGAGAAGGTCAAGGTTAACTAGCACCTCTATGCTCATACTAATCCAAAAGCAAGCTTATACAATATCCAAACTATCATCCAATTCACTAGTTGATGGCTTTCACTCCATTATTATGTCCAGGAGGCCATCCTACAAATTTGAAAAGTAAGAAGTGAGCTGAATCCCATTTAATGAAACTTAGAAGTCTAAGATAGGAGATCATCTTATCACTCGACCTAGCATCAACAAATAACATGAATTCAAGGCAATATAAAGTAGCCATGTATGAGAGTAGGAGTGAATGTATATATACTAATGCAAAGTTAATAATAACCTTACATGAATTTTTTTCACCCAAGTGCAAATGAATGGTATAACGTACATTGCATGATCATCACCAATTAGTCCATTAACAGATATGTATAAGCATGTATAAGTTCTCAACTTCTCCTCTTGAATACTCTCGAGGTATTTCAACTTTAAGACATTATAATGCATGGGGTATCTCGGTTCCCGAGACATATCACAACATTCTTCAGGGTATCTAGATATAAGGGGCACATAAAATTTTGAGGCATCTTAAAGCACTCCTTGGGATATCTTGCATGGACATCATCACCATTAATATATGGATGACAAAAAAAACACCcacatacatataataattatttagTTTCACAATAGCAATGCATAGGTTAATATTATGGTCATATAATAATTATTTACCCAAGATAGCGTATAATCAATGGACAAACTTGAATGGGGCATTTTAGTACTAGCAATTATTAGAAGTAAATTCATATCATTAATTATTGCACCTGAAGaacaagaagaagaaaaggaagaaGTCATCCCTAATGGACCTTTGATAAATACAACGACAATTCTATATCAGAGCACATCATTTGCAAAACAACTAACTCTTGAGAAACAGGAAATATATCAAAACTAAAAACCATCTCATAATAGATGAAAGCTGACTATAAGCGCATATCAAAGATGTTGAGCCAAGATTTTGCAACATCGAATCTTAGCGAAGCCTAATTATCCAATTTGGAAGAAACAATGAAGTCAGCATCCTCTCATGTGAAGCAAAGTGATAACCAAACAATGATCAATATATGTGTTTTCTTAAATTTGATGCCATTAGGGATGTGCGATGGAAAGTTCGTAAGGACGAAAATGCGTATCAACTAGATTTTTATCCAAGTATGGATAGGTTGTGGCAAGGGTTTTAGGTGCGTGAGTAATCTCTTGAATTCAGGTCCCACAACGCACAAGTCCACGGTCTATCACCAAGCCATCATATCACGTGACTTACCTTCTTTTAGGGTTGTCTCTCTCTAtttcatcaatttttttttttgttctcaCTCATGCTTTTGCAAGTTGTAGTGGAATCTTATGCAACATTAATCAAGTTCCTAGCTAAGGTTTTTTTCCTGTGCAACTTCTTTATTTTCAAGGTTGTTGATTACCATGGACAATGTCATTAACAATGGTCGTTTCAAAATTTTCAAGTGTTgaagtaatgttatttatgaacaaAACAAAGAATTGCCAAAATGTCAATTGATGATGGAGATAATGGACACAAACGCATAATTATTGAGTGGTTATAGTGATAGTCTTGGAATTTATGACTTTTTTTTGTAAATAATCATAGTTAGAACCTTGAAAAGTGTAACTGTGATGCCTCAGAACGTCACGCATGACTTTTCTCTTATCTAATTATATCTTTTAATATAATTACACATGCAAAAAGACAACAAAATATTCACAATATCCCTTACAAGAAATCGCACAAATTTAATAAATCACATATACTTCTTCATTACAATAACATAAATAGTtactatttttatataatattcaaGCAAAACACATAATGCATCAATGTTATAAAAGATCAAGATCAACTAGTATATCTAGACCAATCTAACCTAAAAGTGAGTCTATACAATAACCAAATCGCCATCCAACTCATGGATTAATAGCTTTTGACATAATCTCTTCTCCTCCATCGTCGTGTCCATAGAACCATCCTATAATTCTAAAAAGTAAGTGAATCGAACCCTAGTTAAAGAAATATTTAAGTCTAAGGTAGGATATCATTTACTACTTATTctcccactaacaaacaacataagTTCAACGCAATAAAAAATAATCATCTATGAAAGTGTCACGGCCTGAAAGAAAGCATGTCCAAGAGGTTCGATTGACCCGTGACAAAAGTATGAgtgaatatattataatatattaatacaaAGTAAATAACAACTTTATATAAAATTATTTAACCAAGTGTAAATGGATGGTATAACATGCTGTCTTACATGATCATCACCAATTAATCCATTTATAGATATGTATAGGCATGTATCTATGTACTATATTTTTTAATTTACTTTCTGAACACTCCAAAGGCATCTTAATTTTGAGACATCACAAGCATCTCGACCCTTAAGGCATTCAAAACATTCACCACGATATCCCAACACATGAGGTATCGTCACCATTAATACGTGGGCGATGGAAACATGTAtgcgtgtgtgtgtgtatatatatattccgtgtgtttgtgtgtgtattactTTTTTTTTGTTTAATCATGTAATTATAATGCATAGTTAACATTATAATAATATAATCTTTCTTACATTGACAATGAAatcaacaatcatttcaataagaaGCATCCAATCCATAATATCTCTTTATGCATATATGATATTGACTTTTTAATTATCCCATACGTGAGTAATGTTGATGACAAACTTATTTCTTTTCATTTCTCATCTTCCCTTCTAATGACATGCTTACCATTTTTTATATTCATACAAGCCATAATTAATATATGATTACATACATTTTAATACATGTACTCTCATTCATTTCTTGTCATGTAATCATCTATATAATAAATTTCTTTAGTTAAGCAATTGAGTAAAAAAACGGCATGTGAACATAATCAACAAGTGATTATACTTAGACAGTAATAAACAAGAAGTGAGTATAAGATGAATATGAGTAATGGCTAATAAGTATAAGGTCGGGACGTCCCGACTATATTCAATGTGTAATTTGATTTACTTCTATCTCTTTTATCATTTTAGAAGCTTGTCAAAAGTCATTACTTATTCATGTCCCTTGATCTCAACGACAACTTCTCACCGTTATCGGACTAGGTTGTTAAAGGCCCACTAATTTCTACCTAATTCGTCTCAAATCACATACCTGCCAGGTTACCAAAAAGGATCTCGCTTTGGCATCCCTAAGTTAACTCACTTGAGGTATAGTTGATAAGCAAGTATGTTTAGAAATTGGATATACTTTGCAAATGGATATGCTCGACAAGTAAATATACTTAAGCAATTGAATATGAGTAGTAAGTGGTCATACTCGGTGAGTGAATATGATAAGTATCTGGTTATACTTAGCAAGTGAATATAAATGGTAAGTAATCATGCTTAACATACGGATATGAGTAATATGTACCAAACAAATGGATATAAGTGGTAAATAGTCACACTCAAGTGATAATAAGTGAATATGAGTGAGCAATGGCTAATGAGTATAAAATGATTTTGAGTAgtagctagtgagtagataaaatgaatatgaatagtggttGGTGAATATGAGCAGTGACCAACAATTAGAAGTTGAATATAAGTCGCGGTTAGTAATTAGAAAGTGAATATGAACAATACATGAGTATACCCTTAAGTAtcaaaattatataattaatacattcaaTCATAATTTTGTCATTTTCACAGGTAACATGCTATCGTACTCCAACAAAATCAATCAAATACATATTAAACTTGTAATAATTTATTATCATAAGTTAAATTATCTTAATGTCTAAACACACCACTACTGGGACTTACTCATACTTATCATCAAATTCAATTAACAACTAAGATTAATAAATATTAACCAACAAAGTCGAAAGTATTAAGTAGATCGAGCTAACTTTGCCCTTTGATTTTTCACTTATCTTAAAAAAAAACTTGAACGACCAAAAGTTTTAACTACATTATAACTCTTGAAAGATGCAATATTTGCTTTTCAAATAAGGATTGAAAAATATatgatatttttttaaaatttgtaAATAGAAAGATAAGACCGAGATAAAAATGAATCTCAAATATTACCAAAATTTAAACTGATGATTTGGAATAAAATGCTAGGTTGAGAGTTGTTTTCAAATTAGAATTAAGTGTGGAAAGGTTTCACCTAGTTTTTGGCCAAGTAGAAAGAAGAGTTGATGACTAATATTTTTTATAATGATAGCTTAACCTTATATGTTAAGAGGCATATAAGATATTAATAGGACATATGACATGGCatataaattttttaaaattacaaGTGGTTAACATGTGATTTAATTCTGGTAGTTTAAATGTGCATAATAAAAAATAAATTCTTCACATTTGGCTAAGAGAGTGGATCATCATTAATATACGTGAATTTTGATTAGTATTAATTAGTTAAGGTTAAAATAAATAACGTAGCCCATGATATCTCAAATTTGCCAAAATTATTGTTAAATCATACTGAAAACTAGGAAAATCTCAATTTAGTATCCTTAAAACTCGAAAATCAATAAACATGTAATTCGAATAATATCCATCTCCATCAATAATTAATTAACATAACTCTACATCATCAACATATACCTTAACATTTATCAATTTAAGTTTAACATATCGGTCTCGGGACAATTAAGGTCACAAGAAATTATATTTCCGGTTTTTCACACCTTATAAACTTAACAATCTCACAAAAATTTTCTACGTACCAATTTGAATCTTCAGCTAACTATTACTTAACTTCATGATCTAAATTATCAATGAACATAGTAAAGTCTGAGTGTCAtgcaaatattattatgaaaatactgGATGTTATGGTAACTAAATGTTAATGTATTATGAAATTACTTTAGGATTCAAAATTCAAACTATTTGTGAGAAATATTGTTAATAAGATATGAAAGCCCGTGTTATAATCCTTTTAGCTCTCTTGCATAAGCAATACTCTTATGCAATTACTTTCATCTATAAATTACATGCATTTTCATCACTTCCCTATTTGAAATTTCCTTATCATTTATATTTTCAACAACCTTTGTTTTCCAATACTTGCATTGTCAATTCATTTACAGTAAAATCATTTACTTTCGTGTCCAGCATCACCAAAGAACCATTTTCCTTaaaattcatccatattcttagaTTTTCACATTTTGATGAAATATCATTTTGGTAAGCTTGATGTGACTTCTTCTTTTTTTCATTTGAGGAGATTGCAATGGCAAGAACAAAGAAAGTTAATTGAATCGATTATCTTTCTCTCTATCACCGGCTTTTGTGCTCGACATTATAGGAAGTgcatttaagtagcatatcatatcCTCTATCTGAAAAGGCAATAGTCACAACAACATTCAGTGCCATTTTATGAAAACTAACTTTAACAACCATAATAACGAAAAATTAAATGCACAAATTCAACCTCCTTCGCCTGGTTAGAGGAAAAAAAAAAAGGGATTGTTGCTCTTCACGAGAGAAAGCAGTCTtgaaatttttttcataaaaaaaaaatggtaagaacaagaaatcaacaagAAACTGACATTATTGCTAGCATTAAGAAAAATTctaatatatattttgtagttgACAAAACTATCCATAACTTATATCATCTTATACATTCAAGAAGTGTTTATGTTTTAGGTAATATTCATGATAAAATGATTCTTTATGAAGAAATACCTACATGAACAAGTCTAAAAGAATGGTCAATTTATACTAACTTGAAAGTATCAAGGTTTTATGTCAACAGTATTTACATAACTATCATTGTCAAAGTATATTTGTTAGAACATTTTATCATATTTAAGAAGCCAAAAGCGACGAACTGCATAAATATCAGAAAGGTAACTACGTGGATATCAACAAATCTTTGAATATCATCAAAATACTGAGATAGCTCAATAATAGCAAAATACTTATACTACATGTGACGAAGCTCTCGTCATTATTTACAAGATTAATACTTTGAGATATTTATCTTATTCCTTGATAGCTTGTAATCTAGCATGAATACCTACTTTAGAATATCTTAATTGACTATTAAGCTTTAATATTATATTCGTAGAATATTTAACCACACAAAATATTTTGATTGATTAACAATCATCTCAAAGGCAAAATTCTTTCATTAGGTGAAACACTCTACTAATGAAAACCAAGATTTGTTTGTATCGGAGACCAAATTGACGGAATCTCTAACTGTTCAACCTTAACGACTATCAGCATTTTCAATGGGAAAAGTGCCAAAAAACCTTTTGGTTTTGTACCGATTTAGTCCTAAACCTTTTTTTAATGCTGATTTAGTCTTAACCGTTTTACGTTGTACCAATTCAGTCCTTTCTGGTCAATTTTGATCGGATTTTGCTGACTGAAAGCCGGCCGGCTGACGTGGCCTGATCGGTGCTGACGTGTacaacttttaataatattaatgttttat is a window from the Rutidosis leptorrhynchoides isolate AG116_Rl617_1_P2 unplaced genomic scaffold, CSIRO_AGI_Rlap_v1 contig328, whole genome shotgun sequence genome containing:
- the LOC139882937 gene encoding uncharacterized protein translates to MAAELHLLESPFGDDDASAAASAAAIAAPQPPAAAAVPPPPPPPPAAPTAAATAAPAPAAAQGLAPATADNPAPPLAPKRQRRPSVRLGEIGGEQPGALAHDSHARRPKPASSWRLPKESAANPQSSKSVKARSLTHLVNGDGQPHDLENSSGFDFPSRKAKARRGVAAKRQRSSWTSSKLDHVADNIREDEEEEINEGFRDFGAADSGSPPTKEHSPASLDDAAALDNWRRRPSRGRSSLSRDNGGNELDTARESDYRDGKGGSSDGVRSWLVELGLSRYAPVFEIHEVDDEVLPMLTLEDLKDMGINAVGSRRKMYAAILKLRKGFS